A single window of Nicotiana tomentosiformis chromosome 1, ASM39032v3, whole genome shotgun sequence DNA harbors:
- the LOC138891516 gene encoding uncharacterized protein → MGVTDVDPKNPIVVGNSQIYSSLSEQVDPCHPYFLTSSDNLGVNLININFDGTNYANWRKGWQRCNDMVIAWLLNSRSRDIAGSISNRIWMKNFRMNWRRSMVKQMTHNAKINEDQKLIQLLMGLNDAYFDAIKSILMMKPLPSIAHTYSALLHQESQREVHSNSSSITDSTTFRTSGQKWNAQRTTNDYKSTNLSYNAGIKKNDLYCNYCKKNLGMLRKNTTYW, encoded by the exons ATGGGAGTGACTGATGTTGATCCCAAAAACCCCATAGTAGTTGGGAATTCTCAGATCTATTCATCTCTTTCTGAGCAAGTTGATCCTTGTCATCCCTACTTCTTGACATCTTCGGATAATCTAGGTGTTAACCTGATCAACATCAATTTTGATGGAACCAACTATGCAAACTGGCGTAAGGGA TGGCAGAGGTGCAATGACATGGTCATTGCTTGGCTGCTTAATTCTCGTAGCAGAGATATTGCAGGGAGTATATCTAATCGGATATGGATGAAGAACTTTAGAATGAATTGGAGGAGAAGTATGGTCAAGCAGATG ACACACAATGCTAAGATAAACGAGGATCAAAAACTTATTCAACTCCTTATGGGACTTAATGATGCTTATTTTGATGCGATAAAAAGTATCTTGATGATGAAGCCACTACCCTCTATTGCACATACATATTCTGCATTGCTACATCAGGAATCACAAAGGGAGGTACACTCTAATTCTAGTTCTATAACTGATTCCACTACTTTTAGGACTTCTGGACAAAAGTGGAATGCACAGAGGACTACAAATGACTACAAGTCAACTAATCTGAGCTATAATGCTGGAATTAAGAAGAATGATTTGTATTGTAACTACTGTAAAAAAAACCTTGGCATGTTAAGGAAGAATACTACATATTGGTAG